The Candidatus Culexarchaeum yellowstonense genome includes a window with the following:
- a CDS encoding winged helix-turn-helix domain-containing protein, with protein sequence MNERRTKYEIYAEILEAVLRRGPLPITRIAYGAGLPVDRAKRAVQFLVSKGLLKEENIGDMKVYILTKRGGELLEALKVIRKYMS encoded by the coding sequence ATGAATGAGAGAAGAACAAAATATGAAATATACGCTGAAATACTGGAAGCAGTTTTGAGGAGGGGGCCATTACCGATAACTAGAATAGCTTATGGAGCAGGCCTACCAGTGGATAGAGCTAAAAGAGCTGTGCAATTCCTAGTTAGCAAAGGTCTGCTGAAAGAGGAGAATATAGGAGACATGAAAGTTTACATTCTAACCAAGAGGGGTGGAGAACTCCTAGAAGCCTTAAAGGTGATAAGGAAATATATGAGTTAA
- the hypF gene encoding carbamoyltransferase HypF translates to MVKALRIRVVGVVQGVGFRPFIYRLATNLNLKGYVVNLGGSEVEIHIEGEKIEDFMKRMNLEKPPQAKILKVIVEDVEPIGFDRFEIGESMRKATVRSMIPPDIAICEHCVEEVLNDNTRFHNYHWNSCAWCGPRFSMMYKIPYDRENTSIRVFKFCNECSYDYSNPNNVRRFHGQGISCPKCGPKTHVYDMDGLEIKVEDPLDFAAEKILGGGILAVKGVGGYHIACLASRDDVVAELRFRKRRPMQPFALMAKDYGVVEEIAIPPEGARELLESPQRPIVIMPKRGGAKVSELVAPGLNTIGVMLPYTAFQHLLLRRIPDGFLIMTSGNPRGKPMCRNLKQALRGLRGIVDYIIDHDREIVHRVDDSVIRFTDGEPTFLRRGRGYAPEWIETGIELSDSIAVGAELQTAGAVGFEDKVIVTQYIGDIDEAAQLEELDGELSWLIETYHLNPEIIAMDMHPLYSNRKLAENMSKRFNAKLIEVQHHHAHSASIMAEYGFKVEDTVVAIAIDGTGYGDDGGIWGGEVLLATYTSYRRIGSLKSFHLPGGDTAATYPVKPLISLMASTGYSWDEVNNIIEERGLMNTLPHGVKEANMTYMMAKSGRGALVTSIGRTLDALSAILGACTLRTYEGEPPMKLESIAEGGREVPYKPRIIDVDGISRVDTTDLLKWVINGLESGYDVRDLAKTVLVNLGRALGIITLKAIKGARNIKQTVLASGGAAVNTQIIRGIKEVLKEEGLEIRLPRKMPPGDGGVALGQLMIANCKLEYEGV, encoded by the coding sequence ATGGTTAAAGCTTTGAGGATTAGGGTTGTGGGTGTAGTTCAGGGGGTTGGATTTAGACCATTCATATATAGGCTTGCCACAAACCTAAACCTTAAGGGGTATGTTGTCAATCTTGGTGGTAGTGAAGTTGAAATCCACATTGAAGGTGAGAAAATTGAAGATTTTATGAAGAGGATGAATTTGGAGAAGCCTCCACAGGCAAAGATCCTTAAAGTCATTGTTGAGGATGTTGAGCCCATTGGGTTTGATAGATTTGAGATTGGGGAGAGTATGAGGAAGGCTACTGTTAGGAGTATGATTCCACCAGACATCGCCATATGCGAACACTGTGTTGAAGAGGTTTTGAATGATAATACAAGATTTCATAATTATCATTGGAATAGTTGTGCATGGTGTGGACCTAGATTCTCAATGATGTATAAGATACCATACGATAGGGAGAATACAAGTATTCGTGTCTTCAAATTCTGCAATGAATGCTCATACGACTACTCAAACCCAAATAATGTTAGGAGATTTCACGGTCAAGGTATAAGTTGCCCAAAATGTGGACCAAAAACACATGTATATGATATGGATGGATTGGAGATTAAAGTTGAAGATCCACTTGATTTTGCTGCTGAAAAGATACTTGGTGGAGGTATATTAGCGGTTAAGGGGGTTGGAGGATACCACATAGCATGCCTAGCCTCAAGGGATGATGTAGTTGCTGAATTGAGGTTTAGGAAGAGGAGGCCAATGCAACCCTTCGCACTCATGGCTAAAGATTACGGTGTAGTTGAAGAAATTGCAATTCCACCTGAGGGGGCTAGGGAATTACTGGAATCTCCTCAGAGACCAATAGTCATCATGCCTAAGAGGGGTGGAGCTAAAGTCTCTGAGCTCGTGGCTCCAGGATTGAATACCATTGGAGTTATGCTACCATACACGGCATTCCAACACCTACTATTAAGGAGGATTCCAGATGGCTTCCTAATAATGACCAGTGGGAACCCACGTGGGAAGCCCATGTGTAGGAATCTTAAACAAGCACTCAGAGGACTTAGAGGGATAGTGGATTACATAATTGATCATGATAGGGAGATAGTTCATAGAGTTGATGATAGTGTAATTAGATTCACAGATGGTGAACCAACATTCCTTAGGAGGGGGAGGGGGTATGCGCCAGAATGGATTGAAACTGGAATTGAATTGAGTGATTCCATAGCCGTGGGAGCTGAATTACAAACTGCTGGAGCTGTTGGATTTGAAGATAAGGTGATAGTGACACAATATATTGGCGATATAGATGAAGCAGCTCAACTTGAAGAACTCGACGGTGAATTGTCATGGTTAATAGAGACATACCACTTAAACCCGGAGATAATTGCCATGGACATGCACCCACTATACAGCAATAGGAAGCTAGCTGAAAATATGTCAAAGAGATTTAACGCCAAATTAATTGAAGTACAGCATCACCATGCACATAGCGCTTCAATTATGGCTGAATATGGATTTAAAGTTGAAGATACGGTTGTAGCTATAGCTATTGATGGAACTGGGTATGGGGATGATGGTGGAATATGGGGTGGAGAAGTACTATTGGCAACATACACATCTTATAGGAGGATTGGAAGTCTAAAATCATTCCACCTACCAGGAGGAGACACAGCAGCAACATACCCAGTTAAACCATTGATAAGCCTAATGGCATCGACAGGATACAGCTGGGATGAAGTCAACAATATAATTGAGGAAAGGGGGTTAATGAATACACTACCACATGGAGTTAAAGAGGCAAACATGACTTACATGATGGCGAAAAGTGGGAGGGGGGCATTGGTTACGAGTATAGGGAGAACCCTAGATGCCCTCTCAGCAATACTCGGCGCATGCACATTAAGAACATATGAGGGGGAGCCGCCAATGAAACTTGAATCAATAGCAGAGGGGGGAAGGGAAGTACCATACAAACCAAGAATAATCGACGTGGATGGCATATCAAGAGTGGACACCACAGACCTATTAAAATGGGTTATAAATGGATTGGAATCAGGGTATGATGTGAGGGATCTTGCAAAGACCGTGCTGGTAAACCTTGGGAGAGCTCTTGGAATCATAACCTTAAAAGCGATTAAAGGGGCTAGGAATATCAAGCAAACAGTATTGGCAAGTGGAGGAGCTGCAGTAAACACCCAAATAATTAGGGGGATTAAGGAGGTATTAAAGGAAGAAGGTTTAGAAATCCGCCTCCCAAGGAAAATGCCGCCTGGAGATGGTGGAGTAGCTCTGGGGCAATTAATGATAGCCAATTGTAAATTGGAGTATGAGGGGGTTTAG
- a CDS encoding amidohydrolase, with protein sequence MFGVRGIVVTMDEYSRVFWDGVVVVDSDSGIIVDVGDLGLVRDYGVEVVYGDSRSIVMPGLINTHTHSPMSIFRGFVSGVSGFDWLRRVWDIEAQLKPRHVYVGALLSIISMIRSGTTAFADHYFYVEEIAKAVMETGVRAVLAKTVIDLHEGPPKHSLKESLSFAKKYFNFSDSLSTMIGVHSLYSCSIETLREAVSVSMDTGIPIHMHLSESRDEVRFVKESYGVTPIKLADDLGILGAKHLLAHVSYVMDEYELNLLGRVKARIAYAPFTKMRGGQAITPIMDLMVRGASISLATDGPLSCGDLDMFREMKFMLVAQNLKYGSASALKPIDVIKASTVNAAMNLGFKNLGFIGKGAKADLIVLNAWKSKVIPIKDVYYTILYCLNGGDVDTVIINGKPIMVNGVIRVVDEEKIIEEAVKVAGELEDLTIKPQ encoded by the coding sequence TTGTTTGGGGTTAGGGGCATAGTTGTAACCATGGATGAATATTCAAGGGTTTTTTGGGATGGTGTGGTGGTGGTTGATTCTGATAGTGGCATTATAGTTGATGTTGGAGATTTAGGTTTAGTTAGGGATTATGGTGTTGAGGTTGTTTATGGTGATTCTAGGAGTATTGTTATGCCTGGACTCATAAATACCCATACCCATTCACCCATGTCCATTTTTAGGGGGTTTGTTTCAGGGGTTTCTGGGTTTGATTGGCTTAGGAGGGTTTGGGATATTGAAGCTCAACTTAAACCTAGGCATGTTTATGTTGGGGCTTTACTCTCAATAATTTCAATGATAAGGTCTGGTACAACGGCCTTCGCCGACCATTACTTCTATGTTGAGGAGATTGCTAAAGCTGTTATGGAGACTGGTGTTAGGGCTGTTTTAGCTAAAACAGTTATAGATCTACATGAGGGGCCTCCTAAGCATAGCCTAAAAGAATCATTATCCTTTGCTAAGAAATACTTCAACTTCAGCGATTCTTTATCCACGATGATTGGGGTTCACTCGCTATACTCATGTAGTATTGAGACTTTGAGGGAAGCTGTATCTGTATCCATGGATACTGGCATACCAATACATATGCATTTATCTGAATCTAGGGATGAAGTTAGGTTTGTTAAGGAGTCTTATGGTGTTACGCCAATAAAGTTGGCTGATGACCTCGGCATTCTAGGAGCAAAACACCTTCTAGCCCACGTCTCCTATGTTATGGATGAATATGAATTGAATCTCCTTGGTAGGGTTAAGGCTAGAATTGCATATGCCCCCTTCACTAAGATGCGTGGTGGACAAGCCATTACTCCCATAATGGATTTGATGGTTAGAGGTGCATCCATATCTCTAGCTACAGATGGACCTTTGAGTTGTGGTGATTTAGATATGTTTAGGGAGATGAAGTTCATGTTGGTAGCACAGAATTTGAAGTATGGTAGTGCATCTGCATTGAAACCTATTGATGTAATTAAAGCTTCAACTGTTAATGCAGCCATGAATTTAGGCTTCAAGAATCTTGGATTCATAGGTAAAGGTGCAAAGGCTGATCTCATAGTTTTGAATGCTTGGAAATCTAAGGTTATCCCCATAAAAGACGTATACTACACGATCCTATACTGTCTAAATGGTGGTGATGTGGATACCGTAATCATAAATGGTAAACCCATAATGGTTAATGGGGTTATTAGGGTGGTGGATGAGGAGAAGATTATTGAGGAAGCTGTAAAGGTTGCTGGGGAGTTGGAGGATTTAACCATTAAACCTCAATAA
- a CDS encoding type 1 glutamine amidotransferase, with translation MSHKVKRVAILAGPEYEDLELHYPLLRLKEAGFDVKVIALTKDPVKGKHGLTVKPDLTFTEAKPEEFDCVVIPGGWAPDTLRRYKEVLDFVKNIAARGIVAAICHGPQILISAGLLKGKRITCVSAIKDDVINAGAEYLNEPVVVDGNMITSRIPPDLPYFCQEIIKALQKE, from the coding sequence ATCTCGCATAAAGTTAAGAGAGTAGCCATCCTAGCTGGACCAGAATACGAAGACCTAGAATTACACTACCCATTATTAAGGCTTAAGGAAGCAGGATTCGATGTGAAAGTTATAGCACTCACAAAAGATCCAGTTAAAGGTAAACATGGATTAACAGTAAAACCAGATTTAACATTCACCGAAGCTAAACCTGAAGAATTTGATTGCGTAGTAATACCTGGAGGATGGGCGCCTGACACACTTAGGAGATATAAGGAGGTACTTGACTTCGTTAAGAATATCGCCGCAAGAGGGATAGTAGCAGCCATATGCCATGGACCACAAATACTAATATCAGCAGGACTCCTAAAAGGTAAACGCATAACCTGCGTATCAGCCATCAAAGACGATGTAATAAATGCTGGAGCAGAATACCTAAATGAACCCGTAGTTGTAGATGGAAACATGATAACCTCAAGAATACCCCCAGACCTACCATACTTCTGCCAAGAAATAATAAAAGCACTACAAAAGGAATAG
- a CDS encoding histone deacetylase family protein → MVYDEVHRLHSDPSGRHPEHPRRVDDAFSVLKASEAWSGIRVHGTFEGDFEKLKLIHSKHYIFLIEEECGRGFHYIDSDTYVTGKTFQVASRFISTSYYASIKSLESGEPWLIMPRPPGHHAGRDGWAMGAPTLGFCIFNNSAAAAQAMLDSGLRVFILDFDAHHGNGTQDIFWREPKVLHVDLHQEGIYPGTGSVWDVGGIGAEGSKINIPLPAFTGDPEYLWLLDNVVKPLIEVFKPEGVVVSAGFDSHAGDPLTMLEATEITYFTIASMIMGLMHSGMVKSFVTVLEGGYGEGLNMGLKAYVESIIGIKVLKPEVNLKPPRGRVVEDLNRVLRDYWGLSIL, encoded by the coding sequence TTGGTTTATGATGAGGTTCATAGGTTGCATTCGGATCCTAGTGGTAGGCATCCTGAGCATCCTAGGAGGGTTGATGATGCATTTTCTGTTTTAAAGGCTTCTGAAGCTTGGAGTGGTATTAGGGTTCATGGGACTTTTGAGGGTGATTTTGAGAAGTTGAAGTTGATTCATTCGAAGCATTATATATTCCTTATTGAGGAGGAGTGTGGGAGGGGGTTTCATTATATAGATTCAGATACGTATGTTACTGGGAAAACTTTTCAAGTTGCATCTAGGTTTATTTCCACATCATATTATGCTTCAATTAAATCCCTAGAGTCTGGTGAGCCTTGGCTGATTATGCCTAGACCTCCAGGTCATCATGCTGGTAGGGATGGTTGGGCTATGGGTGCTCCAACCCTTGGATTCTGCATATTCAACAATTCCGCTGCAGCTGCCCAAGCCATGCTTGATTCTGGATTGAGAGTTTTTATATTGGATTTTGATGCTCATCATGGTAATGGAACTCAAGACATATTTTGGAGGGAACCTAAAGTTTTGCATGTGGATCTTCATCAAGAGGGGATTTACCCTGGAACTGGAAGTGTTTGGGATGTTGGTGGCATTGGTGCTGAGGGATCTAAAATCAACATACCACTACCAGCATTCACTGGTGACCCTGAATATTTATGGTTGCTTGACAATGTGGTTAAACCTTTAATTGAAGTTTTTAAGCCTGAGGGGGTTGTGGTTTCAGCTGGATTTGACTCCCATGCAGGTGATCCATTAACAATGTTGGAAGCCACTGAAATCACATATTTCACCATAGCCTCCATGATCATGGGTTTAATGCATTCTGGGATGGTTAAATCCTTTGTAACTGTCCTCGAGGGGGGTTATGGTGAAGGTTTAAATATGGGTTTAAAGGCTTATGTTGAATCTATAATTGGCATTAAAGTTTTAAAACCTGAGGTTAATCTTAAACCTCCTAGGGGGAGGGTTGTTGAGGATCTTAATAGGGTTTTAAGGGATTATTGGGGGTTAAGTATACTTTAA